The proteins below come from a single Paracoccus sp. SCSIO 75233 genomic window:
- the rplP gene encoding 50S ribosomal protein L16 — protein sequence MLQPKRTKFRKQHKGRIHGEAKGGFDINFGSFALKATEPERVTARQIEAARRAITRHMKRQGRVWIRVFPDVPVSSKPTEVRMGKGKGSVDYWAARVHPGRIMFEIDGVSDTIAREALRLGAMKLPVTTRIVERQDW from the coding sequence ATGCTGCAACCGAAACGGACCAAGTTCCGCAAACAGCACAAGGGCCGGATTCACGGCGAAGCCAAGGGCGGCTTCGACATCAATTTCGGCTCCTTCGCGCTGAAGGCCACCGAGCCTGAGCGTGTCACCGCTCGCCAGATCGAAGCGGCTCGCCGCGCGATCACCCGCCACATGAAGCGTCAGGGCCGGGTCTGGATCCGGGTGTTCCCGGACGTGCCGGTTTCCTCGAAACCGACCGAGGTGCGGATGGGTAAAGGTAAGGGCTCCGTCGATTACTGGGCGGCTCGGGTTCACCCCGGCCGGATCATGTTCGAGATCGACGGCGTCTCCGACACCATCGCCCGCGAGGCGCTGCGCCTCGGCGCGATGAAACTGCCGGTCACGACCCGCATCGTCGAGCGTCAGGACTGGTAA
- the rpsC gene encoding 30S ribosomal protein S3, with amino-acid sequence MGQKVNPVGMRLQVNRTWDSRWYADDKEYGDLLLEDVRIREFIKKEAKQAGISRVIIERPHKKCRVTIHAARPGVIIGKKGADIEVLRKKLSQFTDSELHLNIVEVRKPELDAQLVAESIAQQLERRVSFRRAMKRSVQNAMRMGALGIRVNVAGRLGGAEIARTEWYREGRVPLHTLRADIDYALAEAMTPYGIIGIKVWIFKGEIMEHDPSARERRAAEAQEGPAPRGPRRDRDAR; translated from the coding sequence ATGGGTCAGAAGGTCAACCCCGTCGGGATGCGCCTCCAGGTCAACCGCACCTGGGACAGCCGCTGGTATGCCGATGACAAGGAATATGGCGACCTGCTGCTTGAGGACGTTCGCATCCGCGAGTTCATCAAGAAAGAAGCCAAGCAGGCCGGCATCAGCCGCGTCATCATCGAGCGCCCGCACAAGAAATGCCGCGTGACCATCCACGCCGCGCGTCCGGGTGTCATCATCGGCAAGAAGGGCGCCGATATCGAGGTTCTGCGCAAGAAACTGTCGCAATTCACCGACAGCGAACTGCATCTGAACATCGTCGAGGTCCGCAAGCCGGAGCTGGACGCGCAACTGGTGGCCGAGTCGATCGCCCAGCAGCTTGAACGCCGGGTTTCGTTCCGCCGGGCGATGAAGCGCTCGGTTCAGAACGCGATGCGCATGGGTGCCCTTGGCATCCGGGTCAACGTCGCCGGTCGTCTTGGCGGTGCCGAGATCGCGCGGACCGAATGGTATCGCGAAGGCCGTGTGCCGCTGCACACGCTGCGCGCCGATATCGACTATGCACTGGCCGAGGCGATGACGCCTTACGGGATCATCGGCATCAAGGTGTGGATCTTCAAAGGCGAGATCATGGAGCATGATCCTTCCGCCCGCGAACGCCGCGCCGCCGAGGCTCAGGAAGGCCCCGCACCCCGTGGCCCGCGTCGCGACCGCGATGCCCGCTAA
- the rpsS gene encoding 30S ribosomal protein S19, translating to MARSVWKGPFVDAYVLKKAEKARESGKSDVIKIWSRRSTILPQFVGLTFGVYNGHKHIPVSVSEDMIGQKFGEYSPTRTYYGHAADKKAKRK from the coding sequence ATGGCACGTTCTGTTTGGAAAGGGCCTTTTGTTGACGCCTATGTGCTGAAAAAGGCCGAAAAAGCCCGCGAGTCGGGTAAATCGGATGTCATCAAGATCTGGTCGCGTCGTTCGACCATTCTGCCGCAATTCGTCGGTCTGACCTTCGGCGTCTATAACGGGCATAAGCATATCCCCGTTTCCGTCTCCGAAGACATGATCGGTCAGAAATTCGGTGAGTACTCGCCGACCCGGACCTATTACGGTCACGCGGCCGACAAGAAAGCGAAAAGGAAGTAA
- the rplB gene encoding 50S ribosomal protein L2, whose translation MALKSYKPTTPGQRGLVLIDRSELWKGRPVKTLTEGLTKKGGRNNTGRITMRRKGGGAKRLYRIVDFKRTKFDVSGTVERIEYDPNRTAFIALIKYDDGEQAYILAPQRLAVGDKVVAGERVDVKPGNAMPFSGMPIGTIVHNVELKPGKGGQVARSAGTYAQFVGRDGGYAQIRLSSGELRMVRQECMATIGAVSNPDHSNQDFGKAGRNRHKGIRPSVRGVAMNPIDHPHGGGEGRTSGGRTPVTPWGKDTKGKRTRTNKSTDKYILRSRHARKKGR comes from the coding sequence ATGGCACTCAAGTCGTATAAACCGACGACGCCTGGCCAGCGCGGGCTGGTTCTGATCGACCGTTCGGAGCTTTGGAAAGGTCGTCCGGTCAAAACCCTCACCGAGGGTCTGACCAAGAAGGGCGGCCGGAACAACACCGGACGGATCACCATGCGCCGCAAGGGCGGCGGGGCAAAGCGCCTGTATCGCATCGTCGATTTCAAGCGCACCAAGTTCGATGTCTCGGGCACGGTCGAGCGGATCGAATACGATCCCAACCGCACTGCGTTCATCGCGCTGATCAAATATGACGATGGCGAGCAGGCTTATATCCTGGCACCGCAGCGTCTGGCCGTGGGCGACAAGGTCGTCGCGGGCGAGCGTGTGGACGTCAAGCCGGGCAACGCTATGCCGTTTTCGGGCATGCCGATCGGCACCATTGTTCACAACGTGGAACTGAAGCCCGGCAAGGGCGGTCAGGTCGCGCGTTCCGCCGGCACCTACGCCCAGTTCGTGGGCCGCGATGGCGGTTACGCCCAGATCCGCCTGTCCTCGGGCGAGCTGCGCATGGTCCGTCAGGAATGCATGGCCACCATCGGTGCCGTGTCGAACCCCGATCACTCGAACCAGGATTTCGGCAAGGCTGGCCGCAACCGTCACAAGGGCATCCGCCCGAGCGTGCGCGGTGTCGCCATGAACCCGATCGACCACCCGCATGGTGGTGGTGAGGGCCGGACCTCGGGTGGCCGGACGCCGGTGACGCCCTGGGGCAAAGACACCAAGGGCAAACGGACCCGCACCAACAAGTCGACCGACAAATATATCCTGCGGTCGCGTCACGCACGCAAGAAGGGGCGCTAA
- a CDS encoding 50S ribosomal protein L23 → MSAKAEHYDVIRKPIITEKSTLAGESNAFVFEVAIDANKPQIKEAVETLFDVKVKAVNTTVTKGKTKRFRGRPGVRSDVKKAYVTLEEGNSIDVSTGL, encoded by the coding sequence ATGAGCGCGAAAGCTGAACATTACGACGTGATCCGCAAGCCGATCATCACCGAGAAATCGACCCTGGCGGGCGAAAGCAACGCCTTCGTTTTCGAAGTGGCGATCGACGCGAACAAGCCGCAGATCAAGGAAGCTGTGGAAACCCTGTTCGACGTCAAGGTGAAAGCGGTCAACACCACCGTGACCAAAGGCAAGACCAAGCGTTTCCGCGGCCGCCCCGGCGTCCGTTCGGACGTGAAGAAAGCCTATGTCACGCTGGAAGAAGGCAATTCGATCGACGTGTCCACCGGACTCTGA
- the rplD gene encoding 50S ribosomal protein L4: MKLDVIKLDSGKAGSIELADEIFGLEPRGDILQRVVRWQRAKAQQGTHSVLTKSEVSYSTKKIYRQKGTGGARHGSRKAPIFRKGGVYKGPTPRSHAFDLPKKVRALGLKHALSAKATAGELVVVEDLNIADAKTAAVAKAVKENGWKRVLVIDGADVNEGFARAARNLDGVDVLPSMGANVYDILKRDTLVITRAGVEALEARLK; encoded by the coding sequence ATGAAACTCGATGTGATCAAGCTGGACTCCGGTAAGGCCGGGTCCATCGAGCTGGCCGACGAGATTTTCGGGCTGGAGCCGCGCGGCGACATCCTGCAACGTGTCGTCCGCTGGCAGCGCGCCAAGGCGCAGCAGGGGACCCACTCGGTTCTGACCAAGTCCGAAGTCAGCTACTCGACCAAGAAGATCTATCGCCAGAAAGGCACCGGCGGCGCACGTCACGGTTCCCGCAAGGCGCCGATCTTCCGCAAGGGTGGTGTCTACAAGGGTCCGACCCCACGCAGCCATGCGTTCGACCTGCCGAAAAAGGTCCGCGCGCTTGGCCTTAAGCACGCCCTGTCGGCGAAAGCCACGGCGGGTGAGCTGGTCGTGGTCGAGGATCTGAACATCGCTGACGCCAAGACCGCTGCCGTCGCCAAGGCCGTGAAGGAAAACGGCTGGAAGCGCGTGCTGGTCATCGACGGTGCCGACGTGAACGAGGGCTTTGCCCGCGCCGCGCGGAACCTCGACGGGGTCGATGTGCTGCCCTCGATGGGTGCAAACGTCTATGACATTCTCAAGCGTGATACTCTGGTCATCACGCGGGCGGGTGTCGAAGCTCTGGAGGCTCGCCTGAAATGA
- the rplC gene encoding 50S ribosomal protein L3, translated as MRTGVIAKKLGMTRLFMEDGRQVPVTVLQLDNLQVVSQRTAEKDGYIAVQLGAGDAKAKRVAAPLRGHFAKAGVAPKRKIAEFRVSEDNLVDVGEEIIADHYFAGQFVDVAGTSIGKGFAGAMKRHNFGGLRASHGVSISHRSHGSTGQCQDPGKVFKGKKMAGHLGAVRVTTQNLQVVKTDTDRGLIMVKGSVPGSKGGWVIVKDAVKKELPENLITPAATRSKLKEAQRIAEEAAAAAAAEEEAARKAAEEAAAAEQEAALKEAEASIEADKADEGGADDAAPEGENKE; from the coding sequence ATGCGTACAGGTGTAATCGCCAAGAAGCTGGGCATGACCCGGCTGTTCATGGAAGATGGCCGCCAGGTTCCGGTGACCGTGCTTCAGCTGGACAATCTGCAGGTGGTCTCGCAGCGCACCGCTGAGAAGGACGGCTATATTGCCGTGCAACTCGGTGCCGGCGACGCCAAGGCCAAGCGCGTGGCGGCCCCGCTGCGCGGGCATTTCGCCAAGGCCGGTGTCGCGCCGAAGCGCAAGATCGCCGAGTTCCGCGTCTCCGAGGACAACCTCGTCGATGTGGGCGAGGAAATCATCGCTGACCACTATTTCGCCGGCCAGTTCGTCGATGTTGCGGGCACCTCCATCGGTAAGGGTTTTGCCGGTGCGATGAAGCGTCACAACTTTGGCGGTCTGCGGGCCTCGCACGGTGTGTCGATCAGCCACCGTTCGCACGGTTCGACCGGTCAGTGTCAGGACCCGGGCAAGGTGTTCAAGGGCAAGAAGATGGCCGGTCATCTGGGCGCGGTTCGCGTGACCACCCAGAACCTGCAGGTCGTCAAGACCGACACCGACCGTGGCCTGATCATGGTCAAGGGTTCGGTTCCGGGTTCCAAAGGTGGCTGGGTCATCGTCAAGGATGCCGTCAAGAAAGAGCTGCCCGAGAACCTGATCACCCCGGCTGCGACCCGTTCGAAGCTGAAAGAAGCGCAGCGTATCGCCGAGGAAGCCGCAGCAGCCGCTGCCGCCGAGGAAGAAGCCGCGCGCAAGGCCGCTGAAGAAGCCGCCGCCGCCGAGCAGGAAGCCGCGCTGAAGGAAGCCGAAGCCTCGATCGAAGCCGACAAGGCTGACGAGGGCGGGGCTGACGACGCCGCTCCGGAAGGGGAGAACAAGGAATGA
- the rpsJ gene encoding 30S ribosomal protein S10, with translation MQSQNIRIRLKAFDYRVLDASTQEIVNTAKRTGATVRGPIPLPNKIEKFTVLRGPHIDKKSRDQWEIRTHKRLLDIVDPTPQTVDALMKLDLAAGVDVEIKV, from the coding sequence ATGCAAAGTCAGAATATTCGCATTCGGCTCAAGGCGTTCGATTATCGCGTGCTGGATGCCAGCACCCAGGAAATCGTGAACACGGCCAAGCGCACGGGTGCCACGGTTCGCGGGCCGATCCCGCTGCCGAACAAGATCGAGAAATTCACCGTCCTGCGTGGTCCGCATATCGACAAGAAATCGCGCGACCAGTGGGAAATCCGCACGCATAAGCGTCTGCTGGACATCGTCGATCCGACGCCGCAGACCGTCGACGCGCTGATGAAGCTCGACCTCGCCGCTGGCGTGGATGTCGAGATCAAGGTGTAA
- the tuf gene encoding elongation factor Tu encodes MAKAKFERTKPHVNIGTIGHVDHGKTTLTAAITKYFGDFKAYDQIDGAPEEKARGITISTAHVEYETDDRHYAHVDCPGHADYVKNMITGAAQMDGAILVVNAADGPMPQTREHILLGRQVGIPYIVVYLNKVDQVDDEELLELVEMEVRELLSSYEYPGDDIPIVKGSALAALEGRDPEIGENSIRELMKAVDEYIPTPERAVDQPFLMPIEDVFSISGRGTVVTGRVERGAVNVGDELEIVGIRPTKKTTCTGVEMFRKLLDRGEAGDNIGALLRGVERDGVERGQVLAKPGSVTPHTKFEAEAYILTKEEGGRHTPFFANYRPQFYFRTTDVTGSVTLPEGTEMVMPGDNLKFEVELIAPIAMEEKLRFAIREGGRTVGAGVVAKIIE; translated from the coding sequence TCGGTACGATTGGTCACGTTGACCACGGCAAGACGACGCTGACGGCTGCGATCACGAAGTATTTCGGTGACTTCAAGGCCTATGACCAGATCGACGGCGCGCCCGAGGAGAAGGCGCGTGGGATCACCATCTCGACCGCGCATGTCGAGTATGAGACGGACGACCGTCACTACGCCCATGTCGACTGCCCCGGCCATGCCGACTACGTCAAGAACATGATCACCGGTGCCGCGCAGATGGACGGCGCGATCCTGGTGGTGAACGCGGCTGACGGCCCGATGCCGCAGACCCGCGAGCACATCCTGCTGGGCCGTCAGGTCGGCATCCCCTACATCGTGGTGTACCTGAACAAGGTCGACCAGGTCGATGACGAGGAACTGCTGGAACTGGTCGAGATGGAAGTCCGCGAACTGCTGTCCTCCTACGAATACCCGGGCGACGATATTCCGATCGTCAAGGGTTCGGCGCTGGCGGCTCTGGAAGGCCGTGACCCGGAAATCGGCGAGAACTCGATCCGCGAACTGATGAAGGCTGTGGACGAATATATCCCGACCCCGGAACGCGCTGTCGACCAGCCCTTCCTGATGCCGATCGAGGACGTGTTCTCGATCTCTGGCCGTGGTACGGTTGTGACCGGCCGGGTCGAGCGTGGCGCGGTCAACGTGGGTGACGAGCTTGAAATCGTCGGCATCCGCCCGACCAAGAAAACCACCTGCACCGGCGTCGAGATGTTCCGCAAACTGCTGGATCGCGGTGAAGCGGGCGACAATATCGGTGCCCTGCTGCGCGGCGTGGAGCGTGACGGCGTTGAGCGCGGTCAGGTTCTGGCCAAGCCGGGTTCGGTGACCCCGCACACGAAGTTCGAGGCCGAGGCCTATATCCTGACCAAGGAAGAAGGCGGTCGCCACACCCCGTTCTTCGCGAACTACCGTCCGCAGTTCTACTTCCGGACCACGGATGTGACCGGTTCGGTGACGCTGCCGGAAGGCACGGAAATGGTGATGCCGGGCGACAACCTGAAATTCGAGGTTGAGCTGATCGCGCCGATCGCGATGGAAGAAAAACTGCGCTTCGCGATCCGCGAAGGCGGCCGCACCGTCGGCGCCGGCGTTGTTGCGAAGATCATCGAGTGA